From a single Paenibacillus sp. FSL R5-0345 genomic region:
- the rfbB gene encoding dTDP-glucose 4,6-dehydratase produces the protein MKLLITGGAGFIGSNFVLYMLQQHPDYQIVNVDALTYAGNLENLKSIENHPNHKFVKADITDVQAMDALFSQGVDVVVNFAAESHVDRSILEPEVFVKTNVLGTQVLLDAAKKYSVTKFVQVSTDEVYGSLGATGLFTEETPLTPNSPYSASKAGGDLLVRAYHETFGLPVNITRCSNNYGPYQFPEKLIPLMISRALADQALPVYGDGMNIRDWLYVEDHCSAIDLVIHEGVNGEVYNIGGNNERTNVHIVNTVLQELGKPDSLITYVQDRPGHDRRYGIDPTKIMNELGWKPKHTFETGIKETIQWYLNNREWWTRIQSGEYQKYAELQYGDRLGESL, from the coding sequence ATGAAGCTTCTAATCACCGGCGGAGCCGGATTTATCGGCAGCAACTTTGTATTATACATGCTGCAACAACATCCTGATTACCAAATCGTTAACGTAGACGCGTTGACGTATGCAGGTAATTTGGAGAATTTGAAATCAATTGAAAATCATCCGAACCACAAGTTCGTAAAAGCAGACATTACAGATGTACAGGCAATGGATGCTTTGTTTAGCCAAGGTGTGGATGTGGTGGTGAATTTTGCTGCTGAATCGCATGTGGATCGGAGTATTTTGGAGCCGGAAGTGTTTGTGAAGACGAATGTGCTTGGAACACAAGTGCTTTTGGATGCGGCGAAAAAATACAGTGTTACTAAGTTCGTTCAAGTTTCTACGGATGAGGTGTACGGATCACTTGGAGCAACTGGGTTGTTTACTGAAGAAACCCCTCTGACTCCGAACAGTCCTTATTCTGCAAGTAAAGCAGGTGGAGATTTGCTTGTTCGTGCATACCATGAAACATTTGGTCTGCCAGTGAACATTACCCGCTGCTCAAACAATTATGGTCCGTATCAATTCCCTGAAAAACTAATTCCGTTGATGATCTCTCGCGCACTTGCGGACCAAGCGTTGCCTGTTTATGGCGATGGGATGAATATCCGCGACTGGTTGTATGTTGAGGATCATTGCAGCGCGATTGATTTAGTCATTCATGAGGGTGTGAATGGCGAAGTTTACAACATTGGTGGTAATAACGAGCGTACGAATGTGCATATTGTAAACACGGTATTGCAGGAACTAGGCAAACCTGATTCACTGATTACTTACGTTCAAGACCGTCCTGGTCATGATCGTCGCTATGGTATAGATCCAACTAAGATTATGAACGAACTGGGATGGAAGCCGAAACATACGTTTGAAACAGGTATTAAAGAAACCATCCAATGGTATCTCAATAACCGCGAGTGGTGGACTCGTATTCAATCTGGGGAATACCAGAAGTACGCTGAATTACAATATGGCGATCGTTTGGGAGAATCTCTATAA
- a CDS encoding glycosyltransferase family 2 protein: MNRLISVIIVNFNGADYIGDCLDSLINQTYNNFEIIVLDNNSTDNSIDIIREYPSVHLIKSEKNHGFAKGNNLAIKEAKGEYIALLNNDATAKASWLEQMANALDQNEELGSCGCKIISYFDQQLLDSTGLLINVSGMSRTRGRNESVQKYDVSEHILIPSGCAALYRKKALDEVGLFDEDFFCYCEDTDLGFRLQLAGWKCLYVSEAIVYHRYSSSAGKYSLFKTYLIERNHYWFVIKNYPASLILMNPIYTLRLYLFQIYSMYKEKGATNELMNNYSKRKLALTILRAHRDVWSKFFVMMKKRSDINKLKKVDNRLIKEWFKQYHISFSDLFKS; this comes from the coding sequence ATGAATAGGTTGATATCTGTCATTATAGTCAATTTCAATGGCGCGGATTATATAGGTGATTGTCTGGATTCATTAATTAATCAGACTTACAATAATTTTGAAATTATTGTATTAGATAATAACTCTACTGATAATTCAATTGATATCATCCGAGAATATCCCTCGGTTCATTTGATTAAGTCCGAAAAGAACCATGGCTTTGCTAAAGGCAACAATCTAGCGATAAAAGAGGCGAAAGGAGAATATATCGCATTATTAAATAATGATGCGACTGCTAAAGCCTCTTGGTTAGAACAGATGGCCAATGCGCTTGATCAAAATGAGGAACTCGGGAGTTGTGGGTGCAAGATTATCTCCTATTTCGATCAGCAACTTCTTGATTCAACGGGTCTTTTAATTAATGTATCAGGAATGTCTCGAACCCGAGGTAGGAATGAAAGTGTTCAAAAATACGATGTTTCAGAACATATTCTAATTCCTAGCGGATGTGCTGCTTTGTATAGAAAAAAAGCACTTGATGAAGTTGGACTATTTGACGAAGACTTTTTTTGTTATTGCGAAGATACTGATTTAGGCTTCCGTCTTCAACTTGCAGGATGGAAATGTCTTTATGTAAGTGAAGCAATTGTTTATCACCGATATTCTTCATCAGCGGGAAAGTATTCGCTTTTTAAAACGTATTTAATTGAACGCAACCATTATTGGTTTGTTATTAAGAACTATCCAGCCTCTTTGATACTAATGAATCCAATATATACATTAAGACTATATCTATTCCAAATCTATAGTATGTATAAAGAAAAGGGTGCGACTAACGAGTTGATGAATAATTACTCTAAGAGGAAATTAGCTTTAACTATACTGAGAGCACATAGGGATGTCTGGAGCAAGTTCTTTGTAATGATGAAAAAAAGATCTGACATTAATAAATTAAAAAAAGTGGATAATAGACTAATTAAAGAGTGGTTTAAACAGTATCATATATCGTTTTCGGATCTGTTTAAATCTTAA
- a CDS encoding lysylphosphatidylglycerol synthase transmembrane domain-containing protein: MKKTQRREEWCEVNKKKILYIVLGAIVFLLLLVFFNNRFNDINYMYFIVSILVYSVVLFLRSFKLNKIMKVYTNISFKETVSLTASSQLMGAFIPGRAGEILVSAYLKLKYTVDISKILPILFLDKIIELFCVLLYSLCAVFVISEGLLSFLNDSFTGIKDNYLLISIVMIFVLFSLLIVYKILGPKLKKVLLNIKQSLLIPIKNPKLGIIIIVTSLLTIITEYFYLYFIFHAFNIEITIAKVILVHSLGMIVGVLSMIPGGQGSTEVTMLAVLHFWGYTTLSVITPILASKFLTYFILAMYALPLLPYSVSVLKQRKHSVRKKVNNE, translated from the coding sequence ATGAAGAAAACTCAACGGAGAGAAGAATGGTGCGAGGTGAATAAGAAGAAGATTCTATATATCGTATTGGGGGCAATAGTTTTTCTATTACTCTTAGTGTTTTTTAACAATAGATTTAACGATATAAACTATATGTATTTTATAGTAAGTATCCTTGTATACTCTGTTGTACTTTTTTTGAGGTCTTTTAAACTTAATAAAATAATGAAAGTTTATACGAACATAAGCTTCAAGGAAACTGTTTCATTAACGGCTTCTAGTCAGTTAATGGGTGCTTTTATCCCAGGACGAGCTGGGGAAATTCTAGTATCAGCTTATCTGAAGCTTAAGTACACAGTTGATATATCGAAAATTCTACCTATTTTATTCCTAGATAAAATTATAGAATTATTTTGTGTCTTGTTATACTCATTATGTGCAGTTTTTGTAATAAGTGAAGGATTGCTTTCTTTTTTAAATGATAGTTTTACAGGGATTAAGGATAATTATCTACTGATATCTATTGTTATGATATTTGTACTTTTTTCGTTATTAATAGTATATAAAATTTTAGGTCCAAAACTAAAGAAAGTACTATTAAATATAAAACAAAGCCTGCTAATTCCCATTAAGAATCCAAAGTTAGGTATTATAATTATTGTGACATCCTTGCTCACCATTATTACTGAATATTTTTATTTATATTTTATTTTTCATGCGTTTAATATTGAAATTACAATAGCAAAAGTAATTCTTGTACACTCTTTAGGTATGATTGTTGGTGTCTTAAGTATGATACCGGGAGGTCAGGGTAGTACTGAAGTAACAATGTTGGCAGTATTGCATTTTTGGGGTTACACAACACTTAGTGTGATCACTCCGATCTTGGCGAGTAAGTTCTTAACATACTTTATATTGGCAATGTATGCTTTACCCCTTCTCCCCTATAGTGTATCTGTTCTAAAACAAAGGAAACACAGTGTTAGAAAGAAGGTGAATAATGAATAG
- a CDS encoding DUF2304 domain-containing protein, with product MFPFKLQISLILLCLILLFLLINMIKRYELQLRYALLWILVVIIMLVISVIPQIAFYFTGIFGFQAPSNFVFLVGILSGLVIIFSLTVSISKSSIKVRQMSQEIGLMKQELNNMKINMHKLDEENSTERRMVRGE from the coding sequence ATGTTTCCTTTTAAATTACAGATCTCTCTTATTTTATTATGTTTGATCTTACTCTTTCTTTTAATTAATATGATTAAAAGGTACGAGCTACAATTAAGATATGCGCTTCTTTGGATTTTGGTTGTAATTATTATGCTAGTTATTTCAGTGATTCCGCAAATTGCGTTTTATTTTACAGGTATATTTGGTTTTCAAGCACCTTCGAATTTCGTGTTTTTAGTGGGGATTCTCTCTGGACTAGTTATTATTTTCAGTCTGACGGTATCAATTTCAAAATCATCAATAAAAGTACGCCAAATGTCTCAAGAAATTGGATTGATGAAACAAGAATTAAATAACATGAAAATCAACATGCATAAATTAGATGAAGAAAACTCAACGGAGAGAAGAATGGTGCGAGGTGAATAA
- a CDS encoding glycosyltransferase family 2 protein, with protein MKVLGIIPCFNEEENIESLIKELSDYSDILDFVIINDYSTDLTSVICDKNNANVINLPCNLGIGGAVQTGYIYAKKNNYDIAIQIDGDGQHNPAYIKSLIEPIVKDGLDFVIGSRFIEKEGFQSSITRRVGIIYFSGLLKLLAKRKVSDPTSGFRACNKKVIDFFANSYPTDYPEPESIMALSRNGYKIAEIPVQMRERNGGTSSIKSLKSIYYMIKVTLAIIIDFTRKHQVT; from the coding sequence ATGAAAGTACTTGGGATAATTCCATGTTTTAATGAAGAGGAGAATATTGAATCTTTAATTAAAGAGTTATCTGATTATTCTGATATTTTAGATTTTGTAATTATTAATGACTATTCGACTGATTTGACCTCTGTCATCTGCGACAAGAACAATGCCAATGTTATAAATCTTCCGTGTAATTTAGGTATCGGAGGCGCAGTTCAGACGGGATATATCTATGCAAAAAAGAATAATTATGACATAGCTATTCAGATTGATGGTGATGGGCAACATAACCCTGCCTATATTAAAAGTTTAATAGAACCCATAGTGAAAGATGGACTTGATTTCGTGATCGGCTCAAGATTTATTGAAAAGGAAGGGTTTCAATCTTCTATTACAAGAAGAGTTGGAATTATTTATTTTTCTGGCTTATTAAAGCTACTTGCAAAACGAAAAGTAAGCGACCCTACTTCAGGATTTAGAGCATGTAACAAGAAAGTGATAGATTTTTTTGCTAATAGCTATCCAACAGATTATCCTGAACCGGAGTCAATAATGGCTCTTAGTAGAAATGGATACAAAATAGCAGAAATACCTGTCCAAATGAGAGAGCGTAATGGGGGAACATCATCTATTAAATCGCTAAAGTCAATTTATTATATGATAAAAGTTACTCTGGCTATCATTATAGACTTTACTAGAAAACATCAAGTTACATAA
- a CDS encoding DUF2142 domain-containing protein has protein sequence METFVHRKELWNFLSKRLFIILFILISAIYFSIVIFEHKDFFITISQDKKMIISQENSGDIIGEIQDGTLIKQKFEVNDKTNLEIAIPFGTFERINTGELIFDIKENGQLLHQEILDVSSLSDGQNITMKIPNSDQKYRKLEFLISSKGLYEGNSVTLWKSRDNNVGYLTVNDQEQQGSIYFNLSGISTKALMSAKSFYLLLVAFTVFFIAIIIVVIRLRDNIAKVFVVLSLSIGIIMVFLFPPFDHLDELEHYYRAYEVSEGKFINQTVDGQIGNYIPYSLISTVDKVRYIHQTGFQYKIVDEAFSMKLNPDERTFYRNYASIYSPVLYIPQALGIIVSRVFNAAPITMLYLGRLFNFLAYISIIYFSLKIVPFKKMLILIIALLPMSLIQASSLSADAVIIASSILFISIILKLTYTKEVSKITTKDICLLVLVGMFMSISKPVYVPLLLLIFIIPYQKFGAKKNYFKKIFLILTCCTLPMIIWNLMSLTNIAVPDLRGGESVSPSDQVHFVLTHPFRYIKVIFDTFLNLGSQQFLAMLGKTVTNYGYGLSPVLIFGFIFLLFFMAIPNRSYLEEERMQVKVSQKIIFMAIISCVLVLTYTALYTGFTPVGGSIINGIQGRYFLPVSPLFFLLFASSSVIIKDKKIDKYLMMSLCVLLFSLLLNYILKVNGVIPF, from the coding sequence ATGGAGACATTTGTTCATAGAAAAGAACTATGGAATTTTCTTTCAAAAAGGCTCTTTATTATTCTTTTCATTCTCATTTCCGCAATATATTTTTCAATTGTGATTTTTGAACATAAAGATTTTTTTATAACCATCTCTCAGGATAAAAAAATGATTATAAGTCAAGAAAACTCAGGAGATATTATTGGGGAAATACAAGATGGGACGTTGATTAAACAGAAATTTGAAGTGAATGATAAAACTAATTTAGAAATTGCTATACCGTTTGGGACTTTTGAAAGAATAAACACTGGAGAACTCATTTTTGATATTAAAGAGAATGGTCAATTATTGCATCAAGAAATTCTTGATGTTTCTAGTCTTTCTGATGGACAAAATATTACTATGAAAATTCCAAACAGTGATCAGAAATATAGAAAATTAGAATTTTTAATCAGTAGTAAAGGATTGTATGAAGGTAACTCCGTTACTTTGTGGAAAAGCAGAGACAATAACGTAGGCTATTTAACAGTCAATGACCAGGAACAACAAGGAAGTATATACTTCAATTTATCGGGAATAAGTACGAAAGCACTCATGAGTGCAAAGAGCTTTTATCTATTACTGGTAGCTTTCACAGTTTTTTTTATAGCTATAATCATTGTTGTAATTAGATTAAGGGATAATATAGCAAAGGTTTTCGTGGTTCTGTCATTATCGATTGGGATCATTATGGTGTTTTTATTTCCTCCATTTGATCATTTGGATGAGTTAGAACATTATTATAGAGCCTATGAAGTTTCTGAAGGAAAGTTCATTAATCAAACAGTAGATGGACAAATAGGAAACTATATTCCATACAGTTTAATTTCAACAGTGGACAAGGTTAGATACATTCATCAAACTGGATTTCAATATAAAATAGTAGACGAAGCTTTTTCTATGAAATTAAATCCAGATGAGCGGACTTTCTATAGAAACTATGCGTCTATATATTCTCCAGTCCTTTACATACCTCAAGCATTAGGTATCATTGTGTCGAGGGTTTTTAACGCAGCCCCTATTACTATGCTTTATTTAGGTAGACTATTTAATTTTCTTGCTTATATAAGCATTATCTATTTTTCACTAAAGATAGTACCTTTTAAAAAGATGCTTATTCTGATTATAGCGTTGTTGCCAATGTCTCTTATTCAAGCATCATCCCTATCAGCTGATGCTGTTATAATTGCTTCCTCTATATTATTTATTTCTATAATACTTAAACTAACCTATACGAAGGAAGTATCCAAAATAACTACTAAGGATATTTGTTTACTAGTGCTGGTTGGAATGTTTATGTCAATATCAAAACCAGTTTATGTTCCACTATTACTTCTTATTTTTATCATACCGTATCAGAAGTTTGGGGCAAAAAAAAATTATTTTAAAAAGATATTTTTAATACTAACTTGTTGCACACTGCCCATGATTATTTGGAATCTTATGAGTTTAACGAATATTGCTGTTCCCGATCTCCGAGGAGGAGAAAGTGTTTCGCCAAGTGATCAAGTACATTTTGTTTTAACTCATCCATTTCGTTATATTAAAGTTATATTTGATACATTTTTGAATCTTGGAAGTCAACAATTTTTGGCTATGCTTGGTAAGACAGTGACCAACTATGGATATGGGTTATCACCGGTTCTTATTTTTGGGTTTATTTTTTTGTTGTTCTTTATGGCTATACCGAATAGGAGCTATTTAGAAGAAGAAAGAATGCAAGTAAAAGTTAGTCAGAAAATTATTTTTATGGCAATCATATCCTGTGTGCTTGTTTTAACGTATACTGCTTTATATACAGGTTTCACGCCAGTTGGAGGTTCCATTATTAATGGTATACAAGGTAGATATTTTCTTCCTGTATCCCCCTTGTTTTTCTTATTGTTTGCTTCTAGCAGCGTTATTATCAAAGATAAAAAGATTGATAAATATTTAATGATGTCTTTATGTGTTCTATTGTTTTCACTATTGCTTAATTATATTTTAAAAGTCAATGGAGTTATCCCTTTTTAA
- a CDS encoding rhamnan synthesis F family protein: MKRIAVLAHYDKDAKLSSNTLKLIAHLETVCDRIIMVSTNLLSDELKLLSPKVECYVRGNLGYDFYSYKYGIGKIENIYIYDELILINDSFFIASSFDINKILGIVDESIYDICGLVDSYQFHYHVQSFFVVLKKEALVSVWFENFWNNVQILDKKVDIIFKYEIGMSQSALSHSLLVGSCFQWSFSSYIHALNNSYKKKNWKLIFLSLFSYKYLREGNACHLLWKDIYDQFSICKWEVIRDYPEVLKHIERNGENEVLEVKDYLSNKAPFYKNKKIDDILINTSSNPTQVYFSAENLLSRVANNKNKTAVIVHLFYLELLDEIISYLRSIPVKFDLYISVVTLSAAFEVEQKLKRFTNANVYVYCVENKGRDVAPFISLLNTSILDRYTSVCKIHSKKSLYSDQGTNWRQRIYDELLGNTTRVLSILDRFEKDPYMGLIGPEQSYLINEEFWGANKDKVQELCLKVGIEKENVVLGFFAGTMFWFNPRAIISIKELRITIDDFDSEKGLQDGTLAHAIERVFVLFARHHNYKISTVEYLETELEDENYNNRKIPVL; the protein is encoded by the coding sequence TTGAAAAGAATTGCTGTTTTAGCACATTATGATAAAGATGCGAAGTTGTCTTCAAATACATTAAAGCTCATAGCACATCTTGAAACGGTCTGTGATCGTATAATAATGGTCTCTACAAACTTACTTTCTGATGAGCTGAAGTTGCTGTCTCCGAAAGTGGAATGTTATGTTAGAGGCAATTTAGGATATGATTTCTATAGTTACAAATATGGAATAGGGAAGATTGAGAATATATATATCTATGATGAACTAATCTTAATCAATGATAGCTTTTTTATAGCTTCATCATTTGATATTAATAAGATTTTAGGAATAGTAGACGAAAGTATTTATGATATATGCGGTTTGGTTGATTCATACCAGTTCCATTACCATGTACAAAGTTTTTTTGTTGTTCTGAAGAAAGAGGCTTTAGTAAGTGTATGGTTCGAAAATTTTTGGAATAATGTACAAATACTTGATAAAAAAGTGGACATCATTTTTAAGTACGAAATAGGAATGTCTCAAAGTGCATTGAGTCATTCTTTGTTAGTAGGTTCTTGTTTTCAATGGTCGTTTAGTAGTTATATCCATGCTTTAAATAATAGTTATAAAAAGAAAAATTGGAAATTGATTTTTCTCAGTTTATTTAGTTATAAGTATCTAAGAGAAGGAAATGCCTGTCATTTATTATGGAAAGATATTTATGATCAATTTTCTATTTGTAAATGGGAAGTTATTCGTGATTATCCTGAAGTGCTCAAACATATTGAAAGAAATGGAGAAAATGAAGTCCTCGAAGTGAAAGATTATTTGAGTAATAAAGCTCCTTTCTATAAAAATAAAAAAATAGATGACATATTAATTAATACAAGTTCTAATCCAACTCAAGTATACTTTTCTGCGGAAAATTTATTAAGTCGAGTTGCTAATAATAAAAATAAGACCGCAGTAATTGTTCATTTGTTTTATTTGGAGTTATTAGATGAAATAATTTCTTATTTAAGATCTATTCCTGTCAAGTTTGATCTGTATATATCAGTAGTGACTCTATCTGCAGCGTTTGAAGTGGAGCAAAAACTCAAAAGATTTACAAATGCAAATGTATACGTCTATTGTGTTGAGAATAAGGGAAGAGATGTAGCGCCATTTATATCATTACTTAACACCAGTATTTTAGATAGATACACTAGTGTTTGTAAAATTCATTCCAAGAAAAGTTTATATAGCGACCAAGGAACTAATTGGAGACAACGAATATACGATGAGCTATTAGGTAATACAACTAGAGTTTTGTCTATATTGGATAGATTTGAAAAGGATCCTTATATGGGATTAATCGGTCCGGAACAATCATATTTGATTAATGAAGAATTCTGGGGAGCGAATAAAGATAAGGTTCAAGAGCTTTGTCTAAAAGTCGGAATAGAGAAAGAAAATGTTGTTTTGGGATTTTTTGCTGGTACTATGTTCTGGTTTAATCCAAGAGCCATTATTTCTATAAAAGAATTACGGATTACTATTGATGATTTTGATTCGGAAAAGGGCTTACAAGATGGAACATTAGCTCATGCAATTGAAAGAGTGTTTGTATTATTTGCTAGACACCATAATTATAAAATTTCAACTGTTGAATATTTAGAAACAGAATTAGAAGATGAGAATTATAATAATCGGAAAATTCCAGTACTATAA
- a CDS encoding glycosyltransferase WbsX family protein, which yields MSKVKPIAFYLPQYHHVKENSEWWGKGFTEWTNVAKAKPNFPDHYQPHVPKDLGFYDLSNVEVMREQAKMAELYGVFGFCFYFYWFNGRRILEKPLDQYFNSNIDFPFCFCWANENWTRTWDGLDKEVLLEQNHTPEDDRDLIRYLIPIFKDDRYIKVDGKPMFIVYRVDLFPDIKNTTRIWREEAKKAGFEDIHLAAVQFYGIDDPTEWGFDSAIEFPPHKFFTPENRPSNMPSITNPDFSGGIVDYPKVVAQAIQAKSKEYTWYRGILPSWDNTARRQNNPHAIINSTPALYRYWFRYIVEYSESTHSENNQFIFINAWNEWGEGCHLEPDLKYGHAYLEATSKALQKQDFELNEVTELATLTDSEMKAFTEEYNKVINLSVFYANENRILSLKLQNETAWKYFTKNKIKHRLSRYPRLFNIAKSVYSRIRR from the coding sequence ATGAGTAAAGTAAAACCAATAGCATTTTATTTACCTCAATATCATCATGTGAAAGAAAATTCTGAATGGTGGGGAAAGGGTTTTACGGAATGGACAAATGTTGCAAAAGCAAAACCCAATTTTCCTGATCACTATCAACCTCATGTCCCTAAGGACTTAGGATTTTATGATCTAAGCAATGTAGAAGTGATGAGAGAACAAGCAAAAATGGCTGAGTTGTATGGAGTTTTCGGATTTTGCTTTTATTTTTACTGGTTTAATGGTAGAAGGATACTTGAAAAACCACTTGATCAATATTTCAATTCAAATATAGATTTTCCATTTTGCTTTTGTTGGGCTAATGAAAATTGGACACGTACTTGGGACGGATTGGATAAAGAGGTGCTCTTAGAACAAAATCATACTCCTGAAGATGATCGAGATCTGATTAGATACTTAATTCCTATATTTAAAGATGATCGCTATATCAAAGTTGACGGTAAACCAATGTTTATAGTCTATAGAGTGGATTTATTCCCGGACATCAAAAACACTACACGTATTTGGAGAGAAGAAGCGAAGAAGGCTGGTTTTGAAGATATTCATTTGGCTGCTGTACAGTTTTATGGCATAGATGATCCCACAGAATGGGGCTTCGATTCAGCGATTGAGTTCCCTCCACACAAGTTTTTCACTCCTGAGAACAGACCATCGAACATGCCAAGTATTACCAATCCTGATTTTTCTGGTGGTATAGTAGATTATCCTAAGGTTGTTGCGCAGGCAATTCAGGCTAAGTCTAAAGAGTATACGTGGTATAGGGGGATTCTTCCGTCATGGGACAATACAGCGCGGAGGCAAAACAATCCGCATGCGATAATCAATTCTACTCCAGCCCTTTATAGATACTGGTTTAGGTATATTGTTGAATATTCTGAAAGTACTCATTCAGAGAACAATCAGTTTATATTTATTAATGCATGGAATGAATGGGGAGAAGGCTGTCACCTTGAGCCTGATCTAAAGTACGGACATGCTTATCTTGAAGCGACTTCTAAAGCCTTACAAAAACAAGACTTTGAATTGAATGAAGTTACTGAACTTGCAACCCTTACTGATAGTGAAATGAAGGCTTTCACTGAGGAATATAACAAAGTTATTAATTTGTCTGTTTTTTATGCGAATGAAAATAGAATTCTAAGTTTAAAACTGCAAAATGAAACGGCTTGGAAATATTTCACTAAAAACAAGATAAAACATAGATTAAGTAGATATCCTAGGTTATTTAATATTGCCAAATCTGTATACTCAAGAATTAGGAGGTAA
- a CDS encoding class I SAM-dependent methyltransferase: MEFTGERFVLGKADGEIETEHLHRYNAVLELASGKNVLDIACGEGFGTAILARKAASVWGVDISDEAIAYARQKYEKYNLKYKQGSVESLDFDDDLFDMIVSFETIEHVDELVQDKFLKEASRVLKKNGILVISTPDKYLYTDLPNHRNPYHIKEFYYSEYKDFLEKNFKYVDFYNQNVGNYGLIVKRNDNLREGIKLINGEDSLKEGRFIIAICSNEEISKDISINSIYENKTKKEVVVSDEEDFLQLYWEGESKGFTESNSIKATCKYSGDFQTLCFTIPSRSDGKIRLDLGNKPGSIQLKKEMIFKNGDGVSLNKIRISDSIGLVQLQDNNETMGFISMSNDPQLLLENSIEESQGNTSIYIDVKIRDFDYGVCLDEINSYLLNLRGSSDQSGEINHAENPTMD; encoded by the coding sequence ATGGAATTTACTGGAGAGAGATTTGTTCTCGGAAAAGCAGATGGGGAAATTGAAACGGAACATTTGCATAGATATAACGCAGTTCTTGAGCTGGCCAGTGGTAAAAATGTGCTGGATATCGCATGCGGTGAAGGATTTGGTACGGCCATTTTAGCTAGAAAGGCAGCAAGTGTCTGGGGGGTTGACATTAGTGATGAAGCTATCGCTTATGCTAGGCAGAAGTATGAAAAATATAACTTGAAATACAAGCAGGGATCAGTCGAATCTTTAGATTTTGATGATGATCTTTTTGATATGATAGTTTCATTTGAAACGATAGAACATGTTGATGAATTGGTACAAGATAAATTTTTGAAAGAAGCAAGTCGGGTATTAAAAAAGAATGGGATTTTGGTAATATCAACTCCAGATAAATATTTATATACAGATTTGCCGAATCACAGAAATCCATACCACATAAAGGAATTTTACTATTCGGAATACAAAGATTTTTTGGAGAAAAACTTCAAATATGTTGACTTTTATAACCAGAATGTTGGGAATTACGGTTTGATTGTGAAACGTAATGATAACTTAAGAGAAGGTATTAAGTTAATAAACGGTGAAGATTCATTAAAAGAAGGTAGATTTATAATTGCAATATGTAGTAATGAAGAAATATCGAAGGATATTTCCATTAATTCGATATATGAGAATAAAACAAAAAAAGAAGTCGTTGTAAGTGATGAAGAAGATTTCTTACAGCTTTATTGGGAGGGTGAATCTAAAGGGTTTACAGAGTCAAACTCTATAAAGGCTACATGCAAATATAGTGGTGATTTCCAAACACTTTGTTTTACTATTCCAAGTCGTTCTGACGGAAAAATAAGGCTGGATTTAGGCAATAAGCCAGGTAGCATTCAACTAAAAAAAGAAATGATCTTCAAAAATGGGGATGGAGTGTCTCTTAATAAAATACGTATATCCGATTCTATAGGTTTGGTGCAATTACAGGATAATAATGAAACAATGGGCTTCATCTCTATGTCAAATGACCCGCAATTATTATTGGAAAACTCAATTGAAGAAAGCCAAGGTAATACATCGATTTATATCGATGTTAAAATTAGAGATTTTGATTACGGTGTTTGCCTGGATGAAATTAATAGTTATTTACTTAACTTGCGGGGTTCATCAGATCAAAGCGGTGAAATTAATCATGCCGAGAATCCAACTATGGATTAA